From the genome of Pseudomonas sp. FP453:
GCTTCGGCCCCCAAAGCCGACATCAGGATGACCGGGATCGAATGGCTCTGGCGCAAATGCGTGAGGATCGACAAGCCATCCATGCCCGGCAGCAAGATGTCCATCAACACCACATCGAACGCCTGGTCGCGGGCCATCTCCAGGCCTTGCTGGCCGTTCTGGCACCAGGTGACCTGGAAGCCGCAACGCCCCAAATGCTCGTGGACATAGGCGCCCAGCACAGGGTCATCTTCGATGGTCAGGATACTGGGTAGGCCAACTACTGCGGGATTCATTAGCGTCTGCAAGTCATTCTCAATGACTGATTATTCAAGATTAACCCGCCACAGGCAATCGCCATCCGGCCGCCAATGGCCCGAAGATTGCCGCCTGTCATTAATTTGCAAGATTCCAGGGCGTGCAAATGGCTACACTGCGCAGGTGGCGCGGCCCGGATGCTTGCGTGGTTCATTGATATCAGTGTGGTAGCAGGAGAGTGGCGTGCTTAGAAGAATGGGGATAAAAGGCCGCGTACTGTTGCTGACCTTATTGCCGACCAGCCTGATGGCCCTGTTGTTGGGGGGCTACTTCACCTGGATGCAACTGTCGGAATTACAGAGCCAATTGCTGCAACGCGGCGAGATGATCGCCGAGCAACTGGCACCGTTGGTGGCACCGGCCTTGAGCGCGAAGAACGCCGACCTGCTGGAGCGCATCGCCACCCAGTCCCTGGAGCAGCCGGACGTGCGCGCCGTGTCGTTCCTCGGCCCCCACCGCGCGCCCCTGGCCCACGCCGGCCCGACCATGCTCAACCAGCCTCCCGCCGGCAACAGCTCCCATCTGCTGCAACGCACCGGCAACGACGCCACCCGCTACCTGCTGCCGGTGTTTGGTCGCCATCGCAACCTCGCGGGCGAATTGATCCCCGACGAAGCCGACCGCCTGCTGGGCTGGGTCGAAGTCGAACTGTCCCACAACGGCATGTTGCTGCGCGGCTATCGCAGCCTGTTCGCCAGCCTGCTGTTGATCGCCATCGGCCTGATCGGCACGGCCACCCTGGCCCTGCGCATCAGTCGCACGATCAATTCGCCGATTGGCCTGATCAAGCAAGCCGTGGCCCAGCTCAAGGACGGCAACCTGGAAACCCGCCTGCCGGCGCTGGGCAGCCAGGAATTGGACCAGCTCGCCTCGGGCATCAACCGCATGGCCGAAACCCTGCAAAACGCCCAGGAAGAGCTGCAACACAGCATCGACCAGGCCACCGAAGACGTGCGCCAGAACCTGGAAACCATCGAGATCCAGAACATCGAACTGGACCTGGCGCGCAAGGAGGCTTTGGAAGCCAGCCGTATCAAGTCGGAGTTCCTGGCCAATATGAGCCATGAAATCCGCACCCCGCTCAACGGCATCCTCGGTTTCACCCACCTGCTGCAAAAAAGCGAACTGTCGCCGCGCCAGCTGGATTACCTGAGCACTATCGAAAAATCCGCCGACAACCTGCTGGGCATCATCAACGAGATCCTCGATTTTTCGAAGATCGAGGCCGGCAAGCTGGTCCTCGATAGCGTGCCCTTCAACCTGCGCGACCTGCTGCAAGACACCCTGACCATCCTCGCCCCCGCCGCCCACGCCAAGCAGCTGGAACTGGTCAGCCTGGTCTACCGCGACACCCCGCTGGCACTGGTGGGTGACCCGCTGCGCCTCAAGCAGATCCTGACCAACCTGATCAGCAACGCGATCAAGTTCACCCGCGAAGGCACCATCGTTGCCCGTGCGATGATCGAGGACGAACAGGAAGACAGCGTGCAGTTGCGCATCAGCGTGCAGGACACCGGCATCGGCCTGTCCAGCCAGGATGTGCGCGCGCTGTTCCAGGCGTTCAGTCAGGCCGACAACTCGCTGTCGCGCCAGCCTGGGGGCACTGGCCTGGGCCTGGTGATTTCCAAGCGCTTGATCGAACAGATGGGCGGTGAGATCGGCGTCGATAGCACGCCGGGCGAAGGCTCGGAATTCTGGATCAGCCTGAACCTGCCCAAGACCCGCGATGACCTTGACGACCTGCCCTCTGCGCCGCTGCTGGGGAGGCGCGTGGCCGTGCTGGAGAACCACGAGCTGGCGCGCCAGGCCCTGCAACATCAGTTGGAAGACTGCGGCCTGGAAGTCACCCCGTTCAACAGCCTGGAAAACCTGACCAACGGCATTACCAGTGCGCACCAGACCGAACAGGCCATCGACCTGGCGGTGCTCGGCATCACCGCCAACGACATTCCCCCGGAGCGCCTCAACCAGCACCTGTGGGACCTCGAACACCTGGGCTGCAAGGTGCTGGTGCTGTGCCCGACCACCGAACAGATGCTGTTCACCCAATCGGTGCCCAACCCCAACAGCCAGTTGCAGGCCAAGCCGGCCTGCACCCGCAAGCTGCGCCGCGCCCTGGCCGACCTGATCAGCCCTCGCCCCTCGCGCAGCGACCCCGGCGAGCCGTTGTCCAGCCGTGCGCCACGGGTGCTGTGCGTGGACGACAACCCGGCCAACCTGCTGCTGGTGCAAACCCTGCTGGAAGACATGGGCGCCAAGGTGCAGGCGGTCGA
Proteins encoded in this window:
- a CDS encoding response regulator, coding for MLRRMGIKGRVLLLTLLPTSLMALLLGGYFTWMQLSELQSQLLQRGEMIAEQLAPLVAPALSAKNADLLERIATQSLEQPDVRAVSFLGPHRAPLAHAGPTMLNQPPAGNSSHLLQRTGNDATRYLLPVFGRHRNLAGELIPDEADRLLGWVEVELSHNGMLLRGYRSLFASLLLIAIGLIGTATLALRISRTINSPIGLIKQAVAQLKDGNLETRLPALGSQELDQLASGINRMAETLQNAQEELQHSIDQATEDVRQNLETIEIQNIELDLARKEALEASRIKSEFLANMSHEIRTPLNGILGFTHLLQKSELSPRQLDYLSTIEKSADNLLGIINEILDFSKIEAGKLVLDSVPFNLRDLLQDTLTILAPAAHAKQLELVSLVYRDTPLALVGDPLRLKQILTNLISNAIKFTREGTIVARAMIEDEQEDSVQLRISVQDTGIGLSSQDVRALFQAFSQADNSLSRQPGGTGLGLVISKRLIEQMGGEIGVDSTPGEGSEFWISLNLPKTRDDLDDLPSAPLLGRRVAVLENHELARQALQHQLEDCGLEVTPFNSLENLTNGITSAHQTEQAIDLAVLGITANDIPPERLNQHLWDLEHLGCKVLVLCPTTEQMLFTQSVPNPNSQLQAKPACTRKLRRALADLISPRPSRSDPGEPLSSRAPRVLCVDDNPANLLLVQTLLEDMGAKVQAVESGFAAIDAVKQETFDLVLMDVQMPGMDGRQSTEAIRQWESERHGTPLPVVALTAHAMANEKRALLQSGMDDYLTKPISERQLAQVVLKWTGLALRNQAPERATDGLAPAVRLLVLDHEEGLRLAAGKTDLAADMLAMLLASLEADRLAITVAREAKDHHALIERVHRLHGATRYCGVPQLRAACQRAETLLKQDDAKAMNALDELDMAIARLASEARVSA